In a single window of the Nocardioides massiliensis genome:
- a CDS encoding DUF2613 family protein encodes MINSIVGAVAALVVGGGIAGATVFGLVSSQTSAPADSPGNAEKPFIQYGDRD; translated from the coding sequence GTGATCAACAGCATTGTGGGTGCCGTTGCGGCACTCGTCGTCGGTGGCGGCATCGCCGGTGCGACGGTCTTCGGTTTGGTCAGCTCGCAGACGAGCGCACCCGCCGACTCGCCCGGCAACGCCGAGAAGCCGTTCATCCAGTACGGCGACCGGGACTGA
- a CDS encoding alpha-(1->3)-arabinofuranosyltransferase domain-containing protein: MSATVSADTDRGLGIRLWAGCALLIGLAFIQAPGYLIADTKFDLVENPLGFLERAFHLWDPFGAFGQLQNQAYGYLWPMGPFFVLGDLLDLSGWVTQRLWLATVLCVAFVGVARLARELGVRSDLACLVAAVAYALSPRMLSTLGPISIEAWPGALAPWVLLPLVVGSRRGSARRAAAGSALAIAMVGGVNAAATAAVLPLGAIWVLTRTSGARKRALLLWWPIFTFLGTCWWLVPLFVMGAYSPPFLDFIEAASITTFPTTVFDALRGTSAWTPYIDPGLQGGHLLLREGYLALNGGLLLALGIAGIASRRNPHRQFLLLSLLAGLLLVTMGHEGVVQGWFAPSLNGLLDGALAALRNVHKFDPIIRLPMALGIAWLLQPGGDRAVLPLEVGRRKLRVPARTVVAALAMVGLAGSTLPATTGSLAPARPVYETPPYWKSAADWLADHADGSVALLAPGSAFANYRWGSPDDEPLQYLARTPWAVRNVIPLAPPGNIRMLDAIEQRFAEGRASSGLARFLRRAGVGHIVVRNDLAASDDIPDPALVRSVLRQSPGVSLAAEFGPELGGEVRVEDAADRTIRNGGWEIRRRAIEVYEVAGRPDDAVSASRLPVVVGGPEDLLDLEDAGILTGAPTVLAVDVGGQERPAANTDLILTDGLVERERFFGRIHDGAGPAFTPGDVIRSGNPTTDYTLRDQEDWQTTVRLRGAAAIRSSSSTADPNAPGGSRPGELSYAAVDGDADTWWASNPAEAEVPWWQVDLDRTRVLDAVTVTLGPDGMSPARIQVRTDAGASEPTEVVAGQPRTIKVPRGQTRMVRVESLVRTPHQLSLREVAWDRADVRRELVLPEVPAAWGTPSHILLRARSDARSGCVTIESRVACRPGRAVPPEEPGGFVRVVELPQSQTYQVELTARSVAGPALLEYLQEGMLLNVAASSTAVPDPRASPLAAVDGDDGTSWMAKPTDTQPQLNLRWVGRHVIKGLELRVPDDAAVRRPTRVRLTSPDGTRESRLDSRGRARFAPLRTDRLDIEVLDSEDGVSLPSEGEWEQLPVGVSELRLDGLPYSAIPPSTRVVEHPCGSGPVVSVNGRARRTSLVASMRELYDLVPVSAVTCGEPSELVLTRGENVIEALGNSVVAPHALAFTATAATPTAASDVVLGRGEVTRKSPVASVIRPAPGARAVAVAHNANEGWKGVQGGRELDSIAIDGWKQGWLPDGSAHPIRAEFTPDVTYRAGLLAGIVLLMVLVASTLFGRWRRGTDDPPVAAAQLPPLVMVALTLAACGLLGAGPGLLAGAVGCAVSWMVRVRSRDEAGWLAGIGLVIAGLGYYVRPWGSPDGWAGSWAWPHYLVLFSLGVAVGLAAARPPRPPMRIAGRSTNR, translated from the coding sequence GTGAGCGCGACGGTATCGGCCGACACCGACCGCGGCCTCGGGATCAGGCTCTGGGCGGGTTGTGCGCTGTTGATCGGGCTGGCGTTCATCCAGGCGCCCGGCTACCTCATCGCCGACACGAAGTTCGATCTCGTCGAGAACCCGCTCGGCTTCCTCGAGCGCGCCTTCCACCTGTGGGACCCCTTCGGTGCGTTCGGCCAGCTCCAGAACCAAGCCTACGGCTACCTGTGGCCGATGGGACCGTTCTTCGTGCTGGGGGACCTGCTGGACCTCTCCGGCTGGGTCACCCAACGGCTGTGGCTCGCGACCGTCCTCTGTGTCGCCTTCGTCGGCGTGGCCCGCCTGGCTCGCGAGCTGGGCGTCCGCTCGGACCTCGCGTGCCTGGTCGCGGCCGTCGCCTACGCGCTGTCGCCACGGATGTTGAGCACCCTGGGGCCGATCTCGATCGAGGCCTGGCCGGGAGCGCTGGCTCCCTGGGTGTTGCTACCACTCGTCGTCGGCTCGAGGCGAGGTTCGGCGCGTCGGGCCGCTGCCGGGTCGGCGCTGGCGATCGCGATGGTCGGCGGTGTCAATGCCGCCGCGACCGCCGCGGTCCTTCCCCTGGGCGCGATCTGGGTCCTCACCCGCACGAGCGGGGCCCGCAAGCGGGCGCTCCTGCTCTGGTGGCCGATCTTCACCTTCCTGGGGACGTGCTGGTGGCTGGTCCCGCTCTTCGTCATGGGGGCGTACAGCCCCCCGTTCCTCGACTTCATCGAGGCCGCCTCGATCACGACGTTCCCGACGACGGTCTTCGACGCTCTGCGTGGCACCTCTGCGTGGACTCCCTACATCGACCCCGGCCTGCAGGGCGGCCACCTGTTGCTGCGCGAGGGCTATCTCGCCCTCAACGGTGGGCTGCTGTTGGCGCTGGGCATCGCGGGCATCGCGTCGCGCCGCAACCCGCACCGCCAGTTCCTCCTCCTGTCGCTGCTCGCGGGTCTGCTGCTGGTCACCATGGGGCACGAGGGCGTGGTGCAGGGTTGGTTCGCGCCCTCGCTCAACGGCCTGCTCGACGGAGCGCTCGCGGCACTGCGCAACGTCCACAAGTTCGATCCGATCATTCGACTCCCGATGGCGCTGGGGATCGCGTGGCTGCTCCAGCCAGGTGGGGATCGCGCGGTGTTGCCGCTGGAGGTCGGTCGCCGGAAGCTGCGCGTCCCAGCCCGCACGGTGGTGGCGGCTCTCGCCATGGTCGGTCTTGCCGGCAGCACCCTGCCCGCGACGACCGGCTCATTGGCACCGGCGCGTCCGGTGTACGAGACCCCGCCGTACTGGAAGTCGGCGGCCGATTGGCTGGCGGATCACGCGGACGGTTCGGTAGCACTGCTGGCCCCCGGGTCCGCATTCGCGAACTACCGATGGGGGAGCCCCGATGATGAGCCGTTGCAGTATCTTGCGCGCACGCCGTGGGCGGTGCGCAACGTCATTCCGCTCGCGCCACCGGGCAACATCCGGATGCTCGACGCGATCGAGCAGCGATTCGCCGAGGGCCGCGCGTCCTCAGGGCTCGCGCGCTTCCTACGGCGCGCCGGGGTAGGGCACATCGTCGTCCGCAACGATCTCGCCGCATCCGACGACATTCCGGACCCGGCACTGGTCCGCAGCGTCCTGCGGCAGTCGCCGGGCGTCAGCCTTGCTGCGGAGTTCGGTCCCGAGCTGGGCGGTGAGGTCCGCGTGGAGGACGCCGCGGACCGCACCATCCGCAATGGGGGATGGGAGATCCGTCGACGCGCGATCGAGGTCTACGAGGTCGCTGGCCGGCCCGACGACGCGGTGAGTGCGTCGCGCCTCCCGGTCGTCGTCGGCGGCCCCGAGGACCTCCTCGACCTCGAGGATGCGGGCATCCTCACGGGAGCGCCCACCGTGCTCGCGGTCGACGTCGGCGGGCAGGAGCGGCCGGCAGCGAACACCGACCTGATCCTCACCGACGGACTCGTCGAGCGAGAGCGATTCTTCGGCCGCATCCACGACGGCGCCGGACCGGCGTTCACCCCCGGCGACGTGATCAGGTCGGGGAACCCGACCACCGACTACACGTTGCGCGACCAGGAGGACTGGCAGACCACGGTGCGGTTGCGGGGCGCCGCCGCCATCCGCTCGTCGTCCTCGACCGCAGACCCGAACGCGCCCGGGGGATCGCGACCCGGCGAGCTGTCCTACGCCGCCGTGGACGGCGATGCCGACACCTGGTGGGCGTCCAATCCGGCAGAGGCAGAGGTCCCGTGGTGGCAGGTCGATCTCGACCGGACGAGGGTGCTCGACGCGGTGACCGTGACGCTGGGTCCCGACGGGATGAGCCCCGCTCGGATCCAGGTGCGTACCGATGCCGGCGCGAGCGAGCCGACGGAGGTCGTGGCAGGCCAGCCCCGGACGATCAAAGTCCCTCGCGGCCAGACACGGATGGTGCGCGTCGAGAGCCTGGTGCGCACACCGCATCAGCTGTCGCTGCGAGAGGTGGCGTGGGACCGCGCCGACGTACGACGCGAGCTGGTTCTCCCCGAGGTCCCGGCTGCGTGGGGGACTCCGTCGCACATCCTGCTGCGAGCCCGAAGCGACGCGCGCAGCGGCTGCGTGACGATCGAGAGCCGGGTTGCCTGCCGTCCAGGTCGTGCGGTGCCGCCGGAGGAGCCTGGCGGTTTCGTCCGGGTGGTCGAGTTGCCGCAGTCCCAGACCTACCAGGTCGAGCTGACTGCACGAAGCGTGGCCGGTCCGGCACTGCTGGAGTACCTGCAGGAAGGGATGTTGCTCAACGTCGCTGCGTCGTCGACGGCCGTGCCGGACCCGCGAGCCTCGCCGCTGGCTGCCGTCGACGGGGACGACGGGACCAGCTGGATGGCGAAGCCGACCGACACGCAACCCCAGCTCAATCTCCGTTGGGTCGGTCGACACGTGATCAAGGGCCTGGAGCTCCGCGTGCCCGACGATGCCGCGGTCCGCCGCCCGACGAGGGTGCGGCTCACATCCCCCGACGGCACGCGAGAGTCGCGTCTCGACAGTCGCGGGCGCGCGCGCTTCGCGCCGTTGCGCACAGACCGGCTCGACATCGAGGTGCTCGATTCCGAGGACGGAGTCTCGCTCCCCTCCGAAGGCGAGTGGGAGCAGCTTCCCGTAGGGGTCAGCGAGCTCCGTCTCGACGGACTCCCGTACTCCGCGATCCCCCCGTCGACCCGGGTCGTGGAGCATCCCTGCGGATCCGGACCGGTCGTGTCGGTCAACGGCAGAGCGCGTCGCACCTCGCTGGTGGCCAGCATGCGAGAGCTCTACGACCTCGTCCCGGTGTCGGCGGTGACCTGCGGCGAACCGTCGGAGCTGGTCCTCACCCGTGGTGAGAACGTCATCGAGGCGCTCGGCAACAGCGTCGTAGCTCCGCACGCCTTGGCGTTCACCGCGACGGCCGCCACTCCCACCGCCGCGTCCGACGTGGTCCTCGGCCGCGGTGAGGTGACGCGAAAGTCGCCGGTGGCCTCCGTCATCCGCCCGGCGCCGGGGGCCCGGGCCGTGGCGGTCGCTCACAACGCCAACGAGGGCTGGAAGGGGGTCCAGGGCGGACGCGAGCTCGACAGCATCGCGATCGACGGCTGGAAGCAGGGCTGGCTCCCCGACGGCTCTGCGCACCCGATCCGGGCCGAGTTCACTCCCGACGTCACCTACCGAGCGGGCCTGCTCGCGGGGATCGTCCTGCTGATGGTGCTCGTGGCGTCGACGTTGTTCGGCAGGTGGCGTCGCGGGACCGACGACCCTCCGGTCGCCGCCGCGCAGCTCCCGCCTCTGGTGATGGTCGCGCTGACGTTGGCGGCGTGCGGCCTCCTCGGCGCGGGTCCGGGTCTGCTCGCCGGTGCCGTCGGGTGCGCCGTGAGCTGGATGGTGCGCGTCCGTTCCCGCGACGAGGCCGGGTGGTTGGCTGGTATCGGTCTGGTGATCGCCGGTCTCGGCTACTACGTCCGCCCGTGGGGGAGCCCGGACGGCTGGGCCGGGTCGTGGGCGTGGCCCCACTACCTCGTGCTGTTCTCGCTGGGTGTGGCTGTCGGCCTCGCGGCGGCGCGGCCACCACGTCCGCCGATGCGCATCGCTGGTCGTTCGACGAACCGGTAG
- a CDS encoding glycosyltransferase family 4 protein: MLESPSLTGRHVLFLSWRDTRNPEGGGAERYLEQIAAGLVARGARVTIFAAAHAAAPPEEERDGIRFVRAGSKTTVYLAGIMRLLRGRFGPVDVVVDVQNGLPFFSRLVTRAPVVVLVHHVHREQWPVVYPGRAGQVGWWIERWLAPRVYRRCQYVAVSHATKAELAELGVAPERVAVVHNGTEPLLAASVGKAPTPTVAVVGRLVPHKQVEHAVDAVLALRPEFPDLVLHVVGDGWWDANLREYVAERGAHDVVRFEGHVSEQRKHELYGRAWVLALPSLKEGWGLVIGEAGTHRTPTVAYHAAGGTQESVQHDYSGILVDDEEEFTAALGRLLRDTRLRERLGAGAEDRSRIFSWEHAQAAFGRVLKSALAGELVETRDQG, encoded by the coding sequence GTGCTCGAATCGCCATCATTGACAGGTCGTCACGTCCTCTTCCTCAGCTGGCGCGACACGCGCAATCCCGAGGGCGGAGGAGCCGAGCGCTACCTCGAGCAGATCGCCGCCGGCCTGGTCGCGCGCGGTGCCCGCGTCACGATCTTCGCCGCCGCGCACGCTGCCGCGCCGCCCGAGGAGGAGCGCGACGGCATCCGGTTCGTGCGCGCCGGGTCGAAGACGACGGTCTATCTCGCCGGCATCATGCGTCTGCTGCGGGGGCGCTTCGGCCCGGTCGACGTGGTTGTGGACGTCCAGAACGGCTTGCCGTTCTTCAGCCGCCTCGTCACGCGGGCACCCGTCGTCGTCCTCGTCCACCACGTCCACCGCGAGCAGTGGCCGGTCGTCTATCCCGGCCGAGCCGGCCAGGTCGGCTGGTGGATCGAGCGGTGGCTGGCACCGCGGGTGTACCGCAGGTGCCAGTACGTCGCGGTCTCCCACGCGACGAAGGCGGAGCTGGCCGAACTCGGCGTCGCGCCGGAGCGCGTCGCCGTCGTGCACAACGGCACCGAGCCGTTGCTCGCAGCATCGGTGGGCAAGGCGCCGACCCCGACGGTGGCGGTCGTGGGCCGGCTCGTCCCCCACAAGCAGGTCGAGCACGCCGTGGACGCGGTTCTCGCGCTCCGTCCTGAGTTCCCCGACCTCGTCCTGCACGTCGTGGGCGACGGATGGTGGGACGCGAACCTGCGGGAGTACGTCGCCGAGCGCGGGGCGCACGACGTCGTCCGCTTCGAAGGGCACGTCAGTGAGCAGCGCAAGCACGAGCTCTACGGCCGCGCCTGGGTCCTGGCCCTCCCCTCGTTGAAGGAGGGGTGGGGCCTGGTCATCGGCGAGGCCGGCACGCACCGGACCCCGACCGTCGCCTACCACGCGGCGGGCGGCACACAGGAGTCCGTGCAGCACGACTACTCCGGGATCCTCGTCGACGACGAGGAGGAGTTCACAGCCGCGCTCGGCCGGCTGCTGCGCGACACGCGGCTGCGTGAGCGGCTCGGGGCGGGCGCCGAGGACCGGAGCCGGATCTTCTCGTGGGAGCACGCCCAAGCGGCCTTCGGGCGGGTACTCAAAAGTGCCCTGGCCGGCGAGCTCGTCGAGACTCGCGACCAGGGCTAG
- the rpsA gene encoding 30S ribosomal protein S1 has translation MTSTPTLPDAPQVAVNDIGSEEDFLAAIDATIKYFNDGDIVAGTIVKVDRDEVLLDIGYKTEGVIPSRELSIKHDVDPNEVVEVGDEVEALVLQKEDKEGRLILSKKRAQYERAWGTIEKVKEEDGVVTGTVIEVVKGGLILDIGLRGFLPASLVEMRRVRDLQPYVGQELEAKIIELDKNRNNVVLSRRAWLEQTQSEVRQGFLTQLQKGQIRKGVVSSIVNFGAFVDLGGVDGLVHVSELSWKHIDHPSEVVNVGDEVTVEVLDVDMDRERVSLSLKATQEDPWQHFARTHQIGQIVPGKVTKLVPFGSFVRVEEGIEGLVHISELAERHVEIPEQVVQVNDDVMVKIIDIDLERRRISLSLKQANDTAVATDVDDFDPTLYGMTATYDEQGNYVYPEGFDPETGEWREGFEEQRATWEEEYAKAHARWEAHVKQQAEARKAEAEAGEATSYSSGGEAPEQGEETGGSLASDEALQALREKLTGGN, from the coding sequence ATGACGAGCACTCCTACTCTCCCGGACGCCCCGCAGGTCGCGGTCAACGACATCGGCTCCGAGGAGGACTTCCTCGCCGCTATCGATGCGACGATCAAGTACTTCAACGACGGCGACATCGTCGCCGGCACGATCGTCAAGGTCGACCGCGACGAGGTCCTGCTCGACATCGGCTACAAGACCGAGGGTGTGATCCCGTCGCGGGAGCTCTCGATCAAGCACGATGTCGACCCCAACGAGGTCGTCGAGGTCGGTGACGAGGTCGAGGCCCTGGTCCTCCAGAAGGAGGACAAGGAAGGCCGCCTGATCCTGTCCAAGAAGCGCGCCCAGTACGAGCGCGCCTGGGGCACGATCGAGAAGGTCAAGGAGGAGGACGGCGTCGTCACCGGCACCGTCATCGAGGTCGTCAAGGGCGGCCTCATCCTCGACATCGGCCTGCGCGGCTTCCTGCCCGCCTCGCTGGTGGAGATGCGTCGCGTCCGCGACCTCCAGCCCTACGTGGGCCAGGAGCTCGAGGCGAAGATCATCGAGCTCGACAAGAACCGCAACAACGTCGTCCTCTCGCGCCGTGCGTGGCTCGAGCAGACCCAGTCCGAGGTTCGCCAGGGCTTCCTGACCCAGCTGCAGAAGGGTCAGATCCGCAAGGGCGTCGTGTCCTCCATCGTGAACTTCGGTGCGTTCGTCGACCTCGGTGGCGTCGACGGTCTGGTCCACGTCTCCGAGCTGTCCTGGAAGCACATCGACCACCCGAGCGAGGTCGTCAACGTCGGTGACGAGGTCACTGTCGAGGTGCTCGACGTCGACATGGACCGCGAGCGGGTCTCGCTGTCGCTCAAGGCGACGCAGGAGGACCCCTGGCAGCACTTCGCCCGCACCCATCAGATCGGTCAGATCGTGCCGGGCAAGGTCACCAAGCTGGTGCCGTTCGGTTCGTTCGTCCGCGTCGAGGAGGGCATCGAGGGCCTGGTGCACATCTCCGAGCTGGCCGAGCGCCACGTGGAGATCCCCGAGCAGGTCGTGCAGGTCAACGACGACGTCATGGTCAAGATCATCGACATCGACCTCGAGCGGCGCCGGATCTCGCTCTCGCTCAAGCAGGCCAACGACACCGCCGTGGCGACCGACGTCGACGACTTCGACCCGACGCTCTACGGCATGACGGCGACCTACGACGAGCAGGGCAACTACGTCTACCCCGAGGGCTTCGACCCGGAGACCGGCGAGTGGCGCGAGGGCTTCGAGGAGCAGCGCGCCACCTGGGAAGAGGAGTACGCCAAGGCGCACGCCCGCTGGGAGGCGCACGTCAAGCAGCAGGCCGAGGCCCGCAAGGCCGAGGCCGAGGCCGGCGAGGCGACGTCGTACTCCAGTGGCGGCGAGGCCCCGGAGCAGGGCGAGGAGACCGGCGGTTCGCTGGCTTCCGACGAGGCGCTGCAGGCGCTGCGCGAGAAGCTCACCGGCGGCAACTGA
- a CDS encoding acyltransferase family protein, translating to MTIENTELTRQFPALDTLRAVGAIAVVVTHVAFWAGAHGEPAPVGGLLARLDVGVALFFVLSGFLLSRQWIVRSQHGAGPPAAAAYFRKRALRIWPLYAVTVILALTFIEANQHRGPRDWVVALLLADIYVTDTLPDGLTQMWSLATEVAFYAVLPLIMLVMVPRGRPAGVARTCLVLLAMVALSVLWAVGVEDLVPGASGRAVGQWLPAYLSWFAVGIGLAVLEVRRGAGVLTPRVAQRLEALAARPGACWVVVLGLLLVASTPVAGPIMLVVPTATEAVTKNLLYAVIGGLVVFTGVFTETTGFRRVMTARAGRHLGHVSYGIFCIHLSVLHLIVHLTGYELFSGNMLGLLALTLVASTAAAEVLYRFVERPAMRIGGRGGRAAARPTATPSENSTR from the coding sequence ATGACGATCGAGAACACCGAGCTGACGCGGCAGTTCCCGGCGCTCGACACCCTGCGCGCGGTGGGCGCGATCGCGGTCGTCGTCACCCATGTCGCCTTCTGGGCGGGGGCGCACGGCGAGCCGGCACCCGTCGGTGGGCTGTTGGCGCGGTTGGATGTCGGCGTCGCGCTCTTCTTCGTCCTGTCGGGCTTCCTGCTCTCCCGCCAGTGGATCGTGCGCAGCCAGCATGGCGCGGGACCGCCCGCCGCGGCCGCGTACTTCCGCAAGCGGGCCTTGCGCATCTGGCCGCTCTACGCCGTCACGGTGATCCTCGCCCTGACCTTCATCGAGGCGAACCAGCACCGCGGGCCCCGGGACTGGGTCGTCGCGCTGCTGCTCGCCGACATCTACGTCACGGATACGCTCCCGGACGGGTTGACCCAGATGTGGAGCTTGGCGACCGAGGTCGCGTTCTACGCGGTGCTGCCATTGATCATGCTGGTCATGGTGCCTCGCGGCCGTCCCGCCGGCGTGGCGCGAACGTGCCTGGTCCTGCTCGCGATGGTGGCGCTCTCGGTCCTGTGGGCAGTCGGGGTGGAGGACCTGGTGCCCGGTGCGTCCGGCCGCGCCGTCGGCCAGTGGCTCCCGGCGTACCTGAGCTGGTTCGCCGTCGGGATCGGCCTGGCCGTCCTCGAGGTACGCCGCGGAGCCGGCGTCCTCACCCCGAGGGTCGCGCAGCGTTTGGAGGCGCTCGCCGCCCGCCCGGGAGCGTGCTGGGTCGTCGTCCTCGGGTTGCTGCTGGTGGCGTCGACCCCCGTGGCCGGCCCGATCATGCTCGTCGTACCGACCGCGACGGAGGCGGTGACGAAGAACCTGTTGTATGCCGTCATCGGTGGCCTTGTCGTGTTCACCGGCGTGTTCACCGAGACCACCGGCTTCCGCCGGGTGATGACGGCCCGTGCGGGACGCCATCTCGGGCACGTGTCCTACGGCATCTTCTGCATCCACCTGTCGGTGCTCCACCTCATCGTGCACCTGACCGGCTACGAGCTGTTCAGCGGCAACATGCTCGGACTGCTGGCACTGACGCTGGTCGCCTCGACCGCCGCTGCAGAGGTGCTCTACCGGTTCGTCGAACGACCAGCGATGCGCATCGGCGGACGTGGTGGCCGCGCCGCCGCGAGGCCGACAGCCACACCCAGCGAGAACAGCACGAGGTAG
- a CDS encoding class I SAM-dependent methyltransferase, translating into MSSVLPEPHPDPFALSAEDAARVSGPAAGVHPERRTVTEQETVRANRADWDAYADEYQATHGPFLGDAGFLWSPEGVREDDHRFLGAVRGRTVLEIGSGAGQCSRWLTERGARAVGLDVSWRQLQHSRRIDEEHGTQVPVVCGSGAGLPFAARSFDVVFSAFGALQFVADAAALAADVARVLRPGGRFAFSITHPTRWMFHDDPGEDGLKVVQSYFDRTPYVEVDDADGSTRYVEHHRTLGDWVGVLVGAGFVLRALAEPTWPDDHDRTWGGWSRARGLLTPGTAIFVADLPG; encoded by the coding sequence ATGTCCTCGGTCCTGCCCGAACCGCACCCCGACCCGTTCGCGCTCAGCGCCGAGGACGCCGCACGGGTGAGCGGTCCGGCCGCGGGAGTCCATCCCGAGCGGCGGACCGTCACCGAGCAGGAGACGGTCCGGGCCAACCGCGCCGACTGGGACGCGTACGCCGACGAATACCAGGCCACACACGGCCCGTTCCTCGGCGACGCCGGGTTCCTCTGGTCCCCCGAGGGGGTGCGGGAGGACGACCACCGCTTCCTCGGGGCCGTCCGCGGCCGCACCGTGCTCGAGATCGGCAGCGGCGCCGGCCAGTGCTCACGGTGGTTGACCGAGCGCGGCGCGCGCGCCGTCGGCCTGGACGTGTCGTGGCGACAGCTGCAGCACTCGCGGCGCATCGACGAGGAGCACGGCACCCAGGTCCCCGTCGTGTGTGGCTCCGGCGCCGGGCTGCCGTTCGCCGCCCGCAGCTTCGACGTCGTGTTCTCCGCGTTCGGTGCGCTGCAGTTCGTCGCCGACGCTGCAGCACTTGCCGCCGACGTCGCGCGGGTGCTGCGCCCTGGGGGGCGCTTCGCCTTCTCGATCACCCACCCGACGCGGTGGATGTTCCACGACGACCCCGGCGAGGACGGCCTCAAGGTCGTGCAGTCCTACTTCGACCGCACGCCCTACGTCGAGGTGGACGACGCCGACGGGTCGACCCGCTACGTCGAGCACCACCGGACCCTCGGCGACTGGGTCGGTGTCCTCGTCGGCGCCGGGTTCGTCCTTCGGGCGCTGGCCGAGCCGACCTGGCCCGACGACCACGACCGCACGTGGGGAGGATGGAGCCGGGCCCGGGGGCTGCTCACCCCCGGGACGGCCATCTTCGTGGCGGACCTGCCCGGCTGA
- a CDS encoding class I SAM-dependent methyltransferase yields the protein MPGSVTSPATRWAATLGRSVRLFRDFRVEQSDPGRFYGALARDSVGQVTRYTRLDGAVMLDVGGGPGYFHEAFQRAGATYFSLDADVGELSGLGEILPGTVVGSGMQLPFADDSFDLCYSSNVLEHVAEPWRMAEEMLRVTRPGGLVFISYTVWFGPWGGHETSPWHYLGGARARARYRRRHGHDPKNKYGESLFAVTTAEGLRWARTQQAAEVVATVPRYHPAWATWVLRVPVLREVVTWNLALVLRKR from the coding sequence GTGCCTGGCTCCGTGACGTCCCCCGCCACACGCTGGGCAGCCACTCTCGGCCGGTCAGTACGACTGTTCCGCGACTTCCGCGTCGAGCAGTCCGACCCCGGGCGGTTCTACGGTGCACTGGCCCGTGACTCGGTGGGCCAGGTGACGCGCTACACCCGGCTCGACGGTGCGGTGATGCTCGACGTCGGTGGGGGGCCGGGCTACTTCCACGAGGCGTTCCAGCGCGCCGGGGCGACGTACTTCTCCTTGGATGCCGACGTCGGCGAACTGTCGGGTCTGGGAGAGATCCTCCCCGGCACCGTGGTGGGCAGCGGGATGCAGCTGCCGTTCGCGGACGACTCCTTCGACCTGTGCTATTCCTCCAACGTGCTCGAGCACGTGGCCGAACCGTGGCGCATGGCGGAGGAGATGCTGCGGGTCACCCGTCCCGGCGGACTGGTGTTCATCAGCTACACGGTGTGGTTCGGACCCTGGGGTGGGCACGAGACATCTCCCTGGCACTACCTGGGGGGCGCGCGCGCCCGCGCGCGATACCGCCGCCGTCACGGCCACGACCCGAAGAACAAGTACGGCGAGTCGTTGTTCGCCGTGACGACCGCCGAGGGCCTGCGGTGGGCGCGCACGCAACAAGCAGCGGAGGTCGTGGCCACCGTGCCCCGCTATCACCCCGCCTGGGCGACCTGGGTGCTACGCGTCCCGGTCCTGCGTGAGGTGGTGACGTGGAACCTCGCACTCGTGCTGCGGAAGCGGTGA
- a CDS encoding DUF3068 domain-containing protein produces MVRKIVSWVLIGLGAFLLVAAVLAATWAPGQLERTPLDTDSTTRLEGGGQKLNPATGEVEDITVKATSISQVDSEASDDDVVIFASSTCAVLDEGDVPDCVAGTDERLVSASTEVFATDRHTGMSVDGSDYVEGEYEQREGLVNKWPFNAEKKDYPYWDGMLKQAVSAAYVGTETIEGLETYEYHVLIEHETTEVVEGVEGRYSMDKRLWIDPRTGAIVRQTQDELRTTYDGDILLDLQLAFTDEQVTSNAADAKDNGSMLDLVTGTVPLVGFILGPILLIVGIGLQVLGRREREGTHTA; encoded by the coding sequence GTGGTCCGCAAGATTGTCAGCTGGGTCCTCATCGGACTCGGCGCGTTCCTGCTCGTCGCTGCCGTGCTGGCCGCGACCTGGGCCCCCGGGCAGCTCGAGAGGACGCCGCTCGACACCGACAGCACCACGCGTCTCGAGGGTGGCGGCCAGAAGCTGAACCCGGCGACCGGTGAGGTCGAGGACATCACCGTCAAGGCGACCAGCATCTCCCAGGTCGACAGCGAGGCCTCCGACGACGACGTCGTGATCTTCGCGAGCAGCACCTGCGCGGTGCTCGATGAGGGCGACGTCCCCGACTGCGTCGCCGGCACCGACGAGCGCCTGGTCTCCGCCTCCACCGAGGTCTTCGCCACCGACCGCCACACCGGCATGTCGGTCGACGGCTCCGACTACGTCGAGGGTGAGTACGAGCAGCGCGAGGGCTTGGTCAACAAGTGGCCCTTCAACGCCGAGAAGAAGGACTACCCGTACTGGGACGGCATGCTGAAGCAGGCGGTCAGCGCGGCGTACGTCGGCACCGAGACGATCGAGGGTCTCGAGACCTACGAGTACCACGTGCTGATCGAGCACGAGACGACCGAGGTCGTCGAAGGCGTCGAGGGTCGCTACAGCATGGACAAGCGGCTGTGGATCGACCCGCGCACCGGCGCGATCGTCCGCCAGACCCAGGACGAGCTGCGGACCACCTACGACGGTGACATCCTGCTCGACCTGCAGCTCGCCTTCACCGACGAGCAGGTCACGAGCAACGCCGCCGATGCCAAGGACAACGGGTCGATGCTCGACCTCGTGACCGGCACTGTGCCGCTGGTCGGGTTCATCCTCGGCCCGATCCTGCTGATCGTGGGCATTGGTCTGCAGGTCCTGGGTCGCCGCGAGCGCGAAGGCACCCACACCGCCTGA